One window from the genome of bacterium encodes:
- the aspS gene encoding aspartate--tRNA(Asn) ligase → MQRTLAADIAKHIGEDVKLVGWLFQVRELGSISFVVVRDRTGIAQAVILDPSKYDLSHLKRESLVEVYGTVKAEPQAKRGAELLFKEVKVLAEPVAELPFEVNRSKKKLNLKIDSVLDHRAFSLRNPEISAPFKVQAEIVRTFADYLRGLGFIEIHTSKIVSAGTEGGTALFPIKYFEQTAYLAQSPQFYKQMLVGAGFERVFETGFVYRAEDHATSRHINEYLSLDFEMGFIESYTDVIDVERGFLKQMVENIGKTCADELALLKAELPKTGEFPEIRLKDALAILAKDYKRDTKDMVDLDPEGERQICDYALKTHGSEFVFVSRYPRKARPFYTMPDPEDEESTLGFDCLFRGLEVTTGSQRIHDYRMLVESIKRIGGDPANFDFYLEIFRYAMPPHGGLAIGAERLTQQVLNLGNVREASFFPRDRFRLTP, encoded by the coding sequence ATGCAGCGTACCTTAGCGGCAGACATCGCCAAGCACATCGGTGAAGACGTCAAGCTCGTGGGCTGGCTGTTCCAGGTCCGCGAACTCGGCTCAATCTCCTTCGTCGTAGTCCGGGACCGGACCGGCATCGCACAGGCGGTCATTCTCGACCCGTCGAAATACGACCTGTCGCACCTGAAGCGCGAGAGCCTGGTCGAGGTCTACGGCACGGTGAAAGCCGAGCCGCAGGCCAAGCGCGGGGCGGAGCTGCTGTTCAAGGAAGTGAAGGTGCTGGCCGAGCCGGTGGCCGAGCTGCCGTTCGAGGTGAACCGCTCCAAGAAGAAGCTGAACCTGAAGATTGACTCCGTGCTGGACCACCGGGCATTCAGCCTGCGCAATCCGGAGATATCGGCGCCGTTCAAGGTGCAGGCGGAGATCGTGCGGACGTTTGCGGACTACCTGCGCGGGCTGGGTTTCATCGAGATCCACACGTCGAAGATTGTCTCGGCCGGGACTGAGGGCGGGACCGCCTTGTTCCCGATAAAGTACTTCGAGCAGACTGCCTACCTGGCCCAAAGCCCGCAGTTCTACAAGCAGATGCTCGTCGGGGCCGGGTTCGAGCGCGTATTCGAGACGGGTTTCGTCTACCGGGCCGAAGACCACGCGACCTCGCGGCACATCAACGAGTACCTTTCGCTCGACTTCGAGATGGGGTTCATCGAGTCGTACACCGACGTGATTGACGTCGAGCGGGGCTTCCTGAAGCAGATGGTTGAGAACATCGGCAAGACGTGCGCGGACGAACTGGCCCTGCTCAAGGCCGAGCTGCCGAAGACCGGCGAGTTCCCCGAGATCCGCCTCAAGGACGCGCTCGCGATCCTGGCCAAGGACTACAAGCGCGACACCAAGGACATGGTTGACCTCGACCCGGAGGGCGAGCGACAGATCTGCGACTACGCGCTCAAGACCCACGGTAGCGAGTTCGTGTTCGTCAGCCGCTACCCGCGCAAGGCACGGCCGTTCTACACGATGCCGGACCCGGAGGATGAGGAGTCTACGCTCGGGTTCGACTGTCTATTCCGAGGCCTTGAGGTGACAACCGGGAGCCAGCGCATCCACGACTACCGCATGCTGGTCGAGAGCATCAAGCGCATCGGGGGCGACCCGGCCAACTTCGACTTCTACCTCGAGATATTCCGATATGCGATGCCGCCGCACGGCGGCCTGGCAATCGGGGCCGAGCGGCTGACCCAGCAGGTTCTGAACCTGGGTAACGTGCGGGAGGCGAGTTTCTTCCCGCGCGACCGGTTCCGGCTGACTCCTTAG
- a CDS encoding pyridoxal-phosphate dependent enzyme, whose amino-acid sequence MQHEPGPQPTGWGDPPVSAPAIDAIRKAGERIRGVAERTPLLAFGGKESGILLKSEIGQPTGSFKIRGVYNWAAELPPEVVRRGFSTFSAGNTALALAHCARVFGTSCRSILPDYAPENKVRALRDRGVETVLVPFPDMADYIFRAGWREEPYAFLHPWTEPAMIAGHATIGLEIVEDLPDVETVYVPVGGGALAAGVGCAVGMFNPATRIVGVQTESYPSLAQSFHAGRPVWIEPRPTICDGVAVPFATDQLFPLLQETIDSISVVSETRVREAIRLLAQNPGLAAEGAGALALAAALDTPREERGTTVCLVTGGNIPAPLLDEILAAAPA is encoded by the coding sequence ATGCAGCATGAACCGGGCCCGCAGCCCACGGGCTGGGGCGACCCACCGGTGAGCGCCCCGGCGATTGACGCCATCCGGAAGGCCGGTGAGCGGATTCGGGGCGTCGCCGAACGAACGCCGCTGCTCGCCTTCGGGGGCAAGGAGAGCGGCATCTTGCTGAAGTCCGAAATCGGACAGCCGACCGGGTCGTTCAAGATCCGCGGCGTCTACAACTGGGCGGCAGAACTCCCGCCCGAAGTGGTGCGGCGCGGATTCTCGACGTTCAGCGCCGGGAACACCGCGCTGGCCCTCGCCCACTGCGCCCGGGTCTTCGGCACGAGCTGCCGCAGCATCCTGCCCGACTACGCACCTGAGAACAAGGTGCGGGCACTGCGCGACCGGGGAGTCGAGACCGTTCTCGTCCCTTTCCCGGACATGGCGGACTACATCTTCCGCGCCGGATGGCGGGAGGAACCGTATGCCTTCCTGCATCCGTGGACCGAGCCGGCGATGATCGCCGGGCACGCGACCATCGGACTGGAGATCGTGGAAGACCTGCCCGACGTCGAAACCGTCTATGTCCCGGTCGGCGGCGGAGCACTGGCCGCAGGCGTGGGCTGCGCGGTCGGAATGTTCAATCCCGCAACACGGATTGTCGGCGTGCAGACCGAATCGTACCCGTCGCTGGCGCAGAGCTTCCACGCGGGCAGGCCGGTCTGGATCGAGCCCCGCCCGACCATCTGTGACGGTGTCGCCGTGCCGTTTGCCACCGACCAGCTTTTCCCACTGCTGCAAGAGACCATCGATAGCATCTCGGTGGTATCGGAGACGCGAGTTCGGGAAGCCATCCGCCTCCTGGCGCAAAACCCAGGGCTGGCGGCGGAAGGCGCAGGCGCGCTCGCGCTGGCCGCTGCCCTTGACACGCCCCGGGAGGAACGCGGCACGACGGTCTGCCTGGTCACCGGCGGCAATATCCCCGCGCCCCTGCTCGACGAGATACTGGCCGCAGCGCCGGCGTGA
- a CDS encoding DUF1015 domain-containing protein: MADIRPFRGWHYNSSKIPDLSRVITQPYDKISKELQQTYVARHPNSFVNLILPAAPDPYNYSATSFKLWSSQFVLIRDIKPAIYILHQEFEVGGQKKTRKSFIAAIRVDEFEKGTVLPHERTLSKPKADRLNLLRTTREDYEQIFMLYDDPKGIVEQALAPTGEPAMKATDDYGVVQKVWAITDPAKLAIARRELSDKVVLIADGHHRYETALNFRQEMEQAGRVPEDAALRFKSTAFVNIADPGLVILPTHRLLHGLHDLKWDDVLARIGKWFEVKPIRDAEVETELSKAGADHLFALHTGKNKTWLLRLTDKSALDQLIKDHTADFRDLDVVVLHTLLIEQVFGVKPEQIEEHVAYERNLKETLAKVDSFKYEAALIINPTRADQVQKVAAHGERMPQKSTDFYPKFVSGLVFMDIGDNERL; the protein is encoded by the coding sequence TTGGCTGACATTAGACCGTTCCGTGGCTGGCACTACAACTCGTCGAAGATCCCCGACCTGTCGCGGGTCATAACCCAGCCCTACGACAAGATATCCAAGGAACTGCAGCAGACCTACGTCGCCCGACATCCCAATAGCTTTGTGAACCTCATACTCCCGGCAGCGCCGGACCCCTATAACTACTCGGCCACCTCGTTCAAACTCTGGTCATCACAGTTCGTCCTGATCCGCGACATCAAGCCGGCCATCTACATCCTGCATCAGGAATTCGAAGTCGGAGGCCAGAAGAAGACCCGCAAGTCGTTCATCGCCGCCATCCGAGTCGATGAGTTCGAGAAGGGCACCGTGCTGCCGCACGAACGGACTCTGTCCAAGCCCAAGGCCGACCGCCTGAACCTGCTCCGAACCACCCGCGAGGACTACGAGCAGATATTCATGCTCTACGATGACCCCAAGGGGATTGTCGAGCAGGCGCTGGCTCCGACTGGCGAACCGGCCATGAAGGCGACCGACGACTACGGCGTTGTCCAGAAGGTGTGGGCGATCACCGATCCGGCCAAGCTCGCCATCGCGCGCCGCGAGCTGTCCGACAAGGTCGTTCTGATTGCCGACGGCCACCATCGGTATGAGACCGCGCTCAACTTCCGGCAGGAAATGGAACAGGCCGGCCGAGTACCAGAGGACGCGGCGCTGCGCTTCAAGTCCACGGCCTTCGTGAACATCGCCGACCCGGGTCTCGTGATTCTGCCCACGCACCGACTATTGCATGGTCTCCACGACCTCAAGTGGGACGATGTCCTCGCCCGGATTGGCAAGTGGTTCGAGGTCAAACCGATAAGAGATGCTGAAGTGGAGACCGAATTGTCCAAGGCCGGAGCCGACCACCTCTTTGCGCTGCACACCGGCAAGAACAAGACCTGGCTGCTGCGGCTCACCGACAAGTCGGCGCTCGACCAGCTGATCAAGGACCACACCGCCGACTTCCGCGACCTCGACGTAGTCGTCCTCCACACGCTGCTCATCGAGCAGGTATTCGGGGTCAAACCGGAGCAGATCGAAGAGCACGTCGCGTACGAGCGAAACCTGAAAGAAACTCTGGCCAAGGTGGACTCATTCAAGTACGAGGCTGCGTTGATCATAAATCCAACCCGGGCCGACCAGGTGCAGAAGGTCGCGGCGCACGGGGAACGGATGCCCCAGAAGTCGACCGACTTCTACCCGAAGTTCGTGTCCGGCCTGGTATTCATGGATATAGGAGACAACGAACGGCTCTAG
- a CDS encoding ABC transporter permease, whose amino-acid sequence MTEVCIAAKDLRGALRSRFIIGMALFVPLLVTALFFFAFGGQVRETGKGPGMAPVRTVVVNMDEGQMQLGRLVVNTLSSPQLRSIVSCSELSDTALARRALVRQQADVAVVIPGGFSAAVLDGASRAEVVLMADPVKTIGPAVVQAVLQRLLDGLSGSKILLNTYRSAVRAESSRIGDRSAPLVPTVPRARPTQALRGPVPASAPQSSDAGAPRDRPQFSTDQQTIAHLMQQYQAAAQGGSEAVKVRAPGAGENVSALFRRMMASIFCGLMVFFAFYTGAYTALSLVREHEDGTLARLFTVPVGRARILGGKILSVFGTVALQAITLVVASTLLFGLRWGQAGSTALALVGTVAASSGFGVMLASFIKTSRQGGPVLGGGLSVAGMLGGLFTQAVPNMPAAFNKIALVLPQGWVMRIWNMSIAGRPAMEMLVPFGVTFAWGALCFAIGVLVFRRRFA is encoded by the coding sequence ATGACTGAAGTCTGCATCGCCGCCAAGGACCTGCGCGGGGCACTGCGCAGCCGGTTCATCATCGGCATGGCCCTGTTCGTACCTTTGCTCGTCACCGCGTTGTTCTTCTTCGCCTTTGGCGGCCAGGTTAGAGAGACCGGGAAGGGGCCGGGCATGGCGCCGGTGCGTACAGTAGTAGTCAACATGGACGAAGGCCAGATGCAGCTCGGCCGGCTCGTCGTCAATACGCTCTCGAGCCCTCAACTACGGAGCATAGTGAGTTGCTCCGAACTGAGCGATACTGCGCTGGCGCGGCGCGCGCTGGTCCGGCAACAGGCGGACGTGGCGGTCGTAATCCCGGGCGGGTTCAGTGCTGCCGTGCTCGATGGCGCGAGCCGCGCCGAAGTCGTGTTGATGGCCGACCCGGTGAAGACCATCGGGCCGGCAGTGGTACAGGCAGTGCTGCAGCGGCTGCTCGACGGGCTGTCCGGTTCGAAGATTCTCCTGAATACCTATCGCAGCGCGGTGCGCGCCGAGTCGAGCCGAATCGGGGACAGATCCGCGCCGCTCGTTCCTACGGTGCCCCGGGCACGTCCTACGCAGGCGCTCCGTGGACCTGTCCCCGCTTCGGCTCCGCAAAGCAGCGACGCAGGCGCTCCGAGGGACCGTCCCCAGTTTTCCACCGATCAACAGACAATCGCCCATCTGATGCAGCAGTACCAGGCAGCGGCACAGGGCGGCAGCGAGGCGGTGAAGGTGCGCGCGCCCGGGGCCGGAGAGAACGTCTCGGCCCTGTTCCGCCGGATGATGGCGAGCATCTTCTGCGGGCTGATGGTCTTCTTCGCGTTCTACACCGGCGCCTACACGGCCCTGTCGCTGGTGCGCGAGCACGAGGACGGCACCCTGGCGCGGCTGTTCACGGTGCCGGTCGGCCGCGCGAGGATACTCGGCGGCAAGATTCTGTCGGTGTTTGGCACCGTCGCACTGCAGGCTATCACGCTGGTCGTGGCTTCGACATTGCTCTTCGGCCTGCGCTGGGGGCAGGCCGGCAGCACCGCGCTTGCGCTCGTGGGCACGGTCGCAGCGTCGTCCGGCTTCGGCGTGATGCTCGCATCGTTCATCAAGACCTCGCGCCAGGGCGGGCCCGTTCTCGGTGGCGGCCTCTCCGTGGCCGGGATGCTCGGCGGTCTATTCACGCAGGCCGTGCCCAACATGCCGGCAGCGTTCAACAAGATAGCGCTCGTCTTGCCGCAGGGCTGGGTGATGAGGATCTGGAACATGTCGATCGCGGGACGACCGGCGATGGAGATGCTCGTGCCGTTCGGGGTGACGTTTGCCTGGGGCGCGCTCTGCTTCGCAATCGGCGTCCTCGTGTTCCGGCGAAGGTTCGCCTGA
- a CDS encoding FlgD immunoglobulin-like domain containing protein → MKMMAGLFVLFALSAAMSMPETGSTPPNAVSFDTVRAVALNWAAAEFPGAKLGAAIPYVDENGNTVAWMFHFRIDGKSFPAYDQVAADVQAERKTLTVNHDLSRWHSKYGHILVSARRDQAPVISFGYGTSVYYAIAANALERAQPSLGAGVRLSRIYFINPSTYLEVEDASGRRVVMSEHFEKKWDSREAFAGCVTQGRAELRRQCPGNEEAVAKMAEGRWAHMFDAKVASLPADSTFVPNYLLAPFYDWSYGCSPTSGAMVCGYVDRFQKAGRLVNYYFQRHDAVEGEQDYQIPDVQYECAIDMHTDTSYGGTQYNQIEPGLNQVALDNNYDDWSLTNVNGGSGNDYCWSTITSAVNAGHAMVWSVDAVGTPPEGHSLAAFGYRSDKYVYVHNTWYEPGEWWEHASYGNAHVVAVTPGVGDAHDIRLTYPLGDTQYNHDGSGEVLYDGDTCRITWVSGTPGTKVDIDVSTDEGHNWTSAAVGVADSGAYHWYVPGSIPTCDSVRLRLTQYNGATVTSGDGTFGNLHTVREPQVRQLSPANGQLITSPPIVLVVDSGSALCDSFHFKFVQGTDTLLQQNGLMAHCPLPDSFFAYNKTYKWLVRGHNQFGWGPWSTTWSFRTMFSGVEEAKQPSILPVFSVPAVSRLNEGSVRFDVRVAAPDSRLMVYDALGNVVRELTVARPSQMTWDMTDASGRKVAAGLYFARLAGGASEPTCKLVLLD, encoded by the coding sequence ATGAAGATGATGGCAGGGCTATTTGTCCTTTTTGCTCTTTCTGCGGCGATGTCGATGCCGGAGACCGGCTCCACTCCGCCCAACGCCGTTTCGTTCGACACGGTTCGGGCAGTCGCCCTGAACTGGGCCGCGGCCGAGTTTCCCGGAGCAAAGCTCGGCGCGGCGATTCCGTACGTCGATGAGAACGGCAACACGGTCGCGTGGATGTTTCACTTCCGCATCGACGGCAAGTCGTTCCCCGCATACGACCAGGTCGCGGCCGACGTGCAGGCCGAGCGCAAGACGCTGACCGTCAATCACGACCTGTCGCGCTGGCACTCGAAGTACGGCCACATCCTGGTTTCGGCACGCCGGGACCAGGCTCCGGTTATCTCCTTTGGATACGGCACTTCCGTCTACTACGCGATCGCGGCCAACGCTCTGGAGCGCGCCCAGCCGTCGCTCGGAGCGGGCGTCCGCCTGTCGCGCATCTACTTCATTAACCCGAGCACCTATCTCGAGGTTGAAGACGCATCCGGCAGGCGCGTGGTGATGAGCGAGCACTTTGAGAAGAAATGGGATTCGCGCGAGGCGTTCGCCGGCTGCGTGACGCAGGGACGGGCCGAACTGCGCCGGCAGTGTCCCGGCAACGAGGAGGCGGTAGCAAAGATGGCGGAAGGCCGCTGGGCCCACATGTTCGACGCCAAGGTCGCCTCTCTGCCTGCCGATTCGACGTTCGTACCGAACTACCTGCTCGCGCCGTTCTATGACTGGAGCTACGGCTGCTCGCCGACTTCGGGCGCGATGGTCTGCGGATACGTTGACCGGTTCCAGAAGGCCGGCCGTTTGGTCAACTACTACTTCCAGCGTCACGACGCGGTCGAGGGAGAGCAGGACTATCAGATCCCGGACGTGCAGTACGAGTGCGCCATCGACATGCACACGGATACTTCCTACGGCGGCACTCAGTACAACCAGATAGAACCCGGCCTGAACCAGGTCGCGCTGGACAACAACTACGACGACTGGTCGCTGACCAACGTCAACGGCGGCTCGGGTAACGACTACTGCTGGTCCACAATCACCTCCGCAGTCAACGCGGGCCATGCCATGGTCTGGTCGGTGGACGCTGTTGGAACGCCCCCGGAAGGTCACTCACTTGCCGCATTCGGATATCGGTCCGACAAGTACGTGTACGTCCACAATACGTGGTACGAACCCGGTGAGTGGTGGGAGCATGCGAGCTACGGCAACGCGCACGTCGTGGCGGTGACGCCGGGCGTGGGGGACGCGCACGACATCCGGCTCACCTACCCGCTCGGCGATACCCAGTATAACCACGACGGTTCGGGCGAAGTGCTCTACGACGGTGACACCTGCCGCATCACCTGGGTGAGCGGCACGCCGGGCACGAAGGTTGACATCGATGTGTCAACCGACGAGGGACACAACTGGACGTCCGCGGCCGTGGGCGTGGCCGACAGTGGTGCCTACCATTGGTACGTCCCGGGGTCCATACCGACTTGTGACTCGGTGCGGCTCCGGCTGACCCAGTACAACGGCGCAACCGTGACCTCGGGTGACGGCACGTTCGGCAACCTCCACACGGTGCGCGAACCGCAGGTGAGACAGCTCTCACCGGCCAACGGGCAACTGATAACGAGCCCGCCGATCGTTCTCGTGGTGGATTCCGGCAGCGCGCTCTGTGACAGCTTCCACTTTAAGTTTGTGCAGGGCACGGACACGCTGCTGCAGCAGAACGGCCTCATGGCGCACTGCCCTCTGCCGGACTCCTTCTTCGCGTACAACAAGACCTACAAGTGGCTCGTGCGCGGGCACAACCAGTTCGGCTGGGGTCCGTGGAGCACGACCTGGTCATTCCGCACCATGTTCTCCGGCGTCGAGGAAGCGAAACAGCCGAGCATCTTGCCTGTGTTCTCGGTGCCGGCAGTCAGCCGCCTCAACGAGGGGAGCGTCCGGTTCGACGTCCGCGTGGCCGCTCCGGACAGCAGGCTGATGGTCTACGACGCCCTCGGCAACGTTGTCCGCGAACTGACCGTGGCGCGACCGAGCCAGATGACGTGGGACATGACCGACGCGTCCGGCAGGAAGGTCGCGGCCGGGCTATACTTCGCCCGCCTCGCCGGCGGCGCGAGCGAGCCGACCTGCAAGCTGGTCCTGCTCGACTAG
- a CDS encoding DUF933 domain-containing protein has protein sequence MVIGVFGLSTSGKTTLFSLLTGMQFDPAIRRKDGVTGTALVHDPRVDELALIFNPKKVTMASLTFADMPGFDIDATRGDKNRVMQFIQTSDALLCVVRAFDNPAVAWPANCETPARQLDTIRTELLLRDLAVVENRLERITETENKRHRLTDEEQKERKLLTTVREKLENEQLVNRQELTPLELKTIGTLGLFTAKPIIIAVNIDEHQLARKSYPDQDYVREQCAANGFAYIELSGKIESEISQFDEADRELFLQEYGFTESGIQRLSRVVYEHVGLISFLTVGEDEVKAWTIKRNTCARDAAGAIHTRLAETFVRAEVIPHKTFMTVRSLKLANAQNLVRLAGKDEIVNDGDIFHVRASG, from the coding sequence ATGGTAATCGGCGTATTCGGCTTGTCGACCAGTGGGAAGACGACGCTCTTCTCGCTCCTGACCGGCATGCAGTTCGACCCGGCTATCCGGCGCAAGGACGGTGTAACCGGCACGGCGCTGGTCCACGACCCGCGCGTGGATGAGCTGGCGCTGATCTTCAACCCGAAGAAGGTCACGATGGCCAGCCTGACCTTTGCCGACATGCCGGGCTTCGACATCGATGCAACGCGCGGCGACAAGAACCGGGTGATGCAGTTCATTCAGACGTCAGACGCCCTGCTCTGCGTGGTCCGCGCCTTCGACAACCCTGCGGTCGCCTGGCCGGCGAACTGCGAGACCCCGGCCCGCCAGCTGGATACCATTCGCACGGAACTGCTGCTGCGCGACCTCGCGGTGGTCGAGAACCGGCTGGAGCGGATTACCGAGACCGAGAACAAACGCCACCGCCTGACCGACGAAGAGCAGAAGGAACGGAAGCTCCTGACCACGGTTCGCGAGAAGCTGGAGAACGAGCAGCTCGTCAACCGTCAGGAACTGACCCCGCTGGAACTGAAGACAATCGGCACGCTCGGCCTTTTCACAGCCAAGCCGATAATCATCGCGGTCAACATCGACGAGCACCAACTTGCGCGGAAGTCATACCCGGACCAAGACTACGTCCGGGAGCAGTGCGCCGCGAACGGATTTGCCTACATCGAGTTATCCGGGAAGATCGAATCGGAAATCAGCCAGTTCGACGAGGCCGACCGCGAGCTCTTCCTGCAAGAGTACGGCTTCACCGAGAGTGGCATCCAGCGCCTGTCACGGGTCGTCTACGAACACGTCGGGCTGATATCATTCCTCACCGTGGGCGAGGACGAGGTGAAGGCCTGGACCATCAAACGGAACACGTGCGCCCGCGACGCGGCGGGCGCGATTCACACTCGGCTGGCCGAGACATTTGTCCGCGCCGAAGTCATCCCGCACAAGACTTTCATGACCGTCCGCAGCCTGAAGCTGGCCAACGCACAGAACCTTGTCCGCCTCGCCGGCAAAGATGAGATAGTGAACGACGGCGACATCTTCCACGTCCGCGCCAGCGGCTGA
- a CDS encoding ABC transporter permease, translated as MMRTLAIAAKDLKQLLLDRRSAIFLVLMPVAFTAFLGIAFRWPSHDDPRPVVGVCDLDSTTLSGQVSALLDSGGLVRVEQLGRAVSGKADELVRRGRYDLVLVVPAGYAESAGAGLPPEVVCDQTEPQAQVALQAVEAAGARAEISARVGRLVAGTIGPGANAAVLAEQAVAGWQEPALSIRRETTGPAPAKKRIVANGFGQSSPGTLVQFAIFGVMTAAMLLVLERRSRTLGRMLSAPVTRAQVIAGHVLAMFVVTFLQGLLLIILGQLVFGVDYVRAPAGVLLVLAALSLWVASLGLFIGVIAKTQEQVSVLSMVSMFLFAAGGGAWFPLELTGRTFSFIGHLLPSAWAMDGFQNVVLRGLEFGSTLVPAAVITGYAVLFFAVAVWRFRAE; from the coding sequence ATGATGCGCACTCTCGCAATCGCGGCCAAGGACCTGAAGCAGTTACTGCTCGACCGGCGTTCGGCCATCTTCCTTGTGCTGATGCCAGTAGCGTTCACCGCCTTCCTTGGCATCGCGTTCCGCTGGCCCAGTCATGACGACCCGCGGCCAGTAGTAGGAGTCTGTGACCTCGATTCGACCACCCTGAGCGGGCAGGTGTCCGCGCTGCTTGACTCAGGCGGGCTGGTGCGGGTGGAACAACTCGGCCGCGCCGTGTCAGGGAAGGCCGACGAGCTGGTCCGGCGAGGTCGCTATGACCTCGTGCTGGTCGTGCCTGCGGGATACGCTGAAAGCGCAGGCGCAGGTCTTCCGCCGGAGGTCGTGTGCGACCAGACCGAGCCGCAGGCGCAGGTTGCCTTGCAGGCGGTTGAGGCGGCCGGCGCGCGGGCCGAAATATCGGCGCGGGTTGGTCGTCTGGTAGCCGGAACTATCGGGCCGGGCGCGAATGCGGCCGTCCTCGCTGAGCAGGCAGTCGCGGGTTGGCAGGAGCCGGCGCTATCCATCCGGCGGGAGACAACCGGCCCGGCCCCGGCCAAGAAGCGCATCGTTGCCAACGGGTTCGGGCAGTCGTCGCCCGGCACGCTGGTTCAGTTTGCCATCTTCGGCGTAATGACGGCCGCGATGCTGCTGGTGCTCGAACGTCGCAGTCGGACTTTGGGCCGGATGCTCTCAGCCCCGGTCACCCGCGCGCAGGTCATCGCCGGACATGTGCTGGCAATGTTCGTCGTCACTTTCCTTCAGGGCCTGTTGCTCATCATCCTCGGGCAACTCGTCTTCGGTGTGGACTATGTCCGAGCGCCGGCCGGGGTTCTTCTCGTGCTGGCGGCGCTGTCACTCTGGGTCGCGAGCCTGGGGTTATTCATCGGCGTGATTGCCAAGACCCAGGAACAGGTGAGCGTACTCTCGATGGTATCCATGTTCCTGTTCGCAGCGGGCGGCGGCGCGTGGTTCCCGCTGGAGCTGACCGGCCGCACGTTCTCTTTCATCGGCCACCTGCTGCCGAGCGCGTGGGCGATGGACGGGTTCCAGAACGTCGTGCTGCGCGGGCTGGAATTCGGCTCGACCCTGGTCCCGGCCGCAGTCATCACCGGGTACGCCGTGCTCTTCTTCGCGGTCGCGGTCTGGCGTTTCCGGGCCGAGTAG
- a CDS encoding GTPase: MPANLSADYLKAEERYRAATTNEEKLACLEEMFTTLPKHKGTEKMQADIKTRISKLKKEMSSSSKGGAKRADWFHVEKQGAGQVVVFGSPNCGKSALVKELTGLHTEVAAYPFTTTQPAAGMIEFEDIQIQLVDTPPVSPDSPAWLFHIMRTSDILVWILDMSDDGLLETTEQTQALLDKANIALANPKSNVENLKSEVGPTPGIDNRQSEIVSAKKCLRLGSKVDDPQAMDRLAILRELIGDVEVLPVSAEHHTGLEELKRRLFAMLGIIRVYTKKPGKPVEMRDPVILPIGATVTEAAYHLHKDFAQNLQFARLWNNAGYDGQRVERGHVLLDKDILEFHV; this comes from the coding sequence TTGCCGGCAAATCTCTCCGCCGACTACCTGAAGGCCGAGGAACGGTACCGGGCCGCGACGACTAACGAAGAGAAGCTGGCCTGCCTCGAAGAGATGTTCACCACGCTGCCCAAGCACAAAGGAACCGAAAAGATGCAGGCCGACATCAAGACCCGCATCTCCAAGCTCAAGAAGGAGATGAGCTCCTCGTCGAAAGGCGGGGCCAAGCGCGCCGACTGGTTCCATGTCGAGAAACAGGGCGCGGGACAGGTTGTGGTCTTCGGCTCACCCAACTGCGGCAAGTCGGCACTCGTCAAGGAACTGACCGGTTTGCACACCGAGGTCGCGGCCTACCCGTTCACCACGACCCAGCCCGCGGCCGGAATGATCGAGTTCGAGGACATCCAGATACAACTCGTGGACACGCCGCCGGTATCACCTGACTCTCCGGCCTGGCTCTTTCACATAATGCGCACTTCGGACATCCTGGTCTGGATTCTCGACATGTCCGATGACGGCCTGCTGGAGACCACCGAGCAAACCCAGGCCCTGCTCGACAAGGCGAACATAGCTCTCGCAAATCCAAAGTCCAACGTCGAAAATCTCAAGTCCGAAGTCGGACCGACGCCGGGAATCGACAACCGTCAATCGGAAATCGTAAGTGCCAAGAAGTGCCTCCGCCTCGGCTCCAAGGTCGACGACCCGCAGGCCATGGACCGGCTGGCGATACTGCGGGAACTGATTGGCGACGTCGAGGTGCTCCCAGTCTCAGCCGAGCATCACACCGGGCTTGAAGAACTCAAGCGTCGCTTGTTCGCCATGCTGGGAATCATCCGGGTCTATACCAAGAAGCCGGGCAAGCCGGTCGAGATGCGCGACCCGGTGATCCTGCCCATCGGCGCCACGGTGACGGAAGCGGCCTATCACCTGCACAAGGACTTCGCCCAGAACCTCCAATTCGCCCGACTCTGGAACAACGCTGGGTACGACGGCCAGCGCGTCGAACGCGGCCACGTCCTGCTGGACAAAGACATCCTCGAATTCCACGTGTAG